One Prunus dulcis chromosome 7, ALMONDv2, whole genome shotgun sequence DNA segment encodes these proteins:
- the LOC117633910 gene encoding probable sucrose-phosphate synthase 1 encodes MASNDWINSYLEAILDVGPGLVDDAKSSLLLRERGHFSPTRYFVEEVITGFDETDLHRSWVRAAATRSPQERNTRLENLCWRIWNLARQKKQLEGEEAQRMAKRRIERERGRREATADMSEDLSEGEKGDVVSDMSAHGDNSRARLPRINSVDTMEMWISQQKGKKLYIVLISLHGLIRGENMELGRDSDTGGQVKYVVELARALGTTPGVYRVDLLTRQVSSPDVDWSYGEPTEMLTPINADGFAEEMGESSGSYIIRIPFGPKDKYIPKEELWPHIPEFVDGALNHIIQMSKVLGEQIGGGKPVWPVAIHGHYADAGDSAALLSGALNVPMLFTGHSLGRDKLEQLLKQGRLSRDEINTTYKIMRRIEAEELALDSSEIVITSTRQEIEEQWRLYDGFDPILERKLRARIRRNVSCYGRFMPRMVIIPPGMEFHHIVPQDGDMDGETEANEDHPTSPDPPIWSEIMRFFTNPRKPMILALARPDPKKNITTLVKAFGECRPLRELANLTLIMGNRDGIDEMSGTSSSVLLSVLKLIDKHDLYGQVAYPKHHKQSDVPEIYRLAAKTKGVFINPAFIEPFGLTLIEAAAHGLPIVATKNGGPVDIHQVLDNGLLVDPHDQQSIADALLKLVADKQLWARCRHNGLKNIHLFSWPEHCKTYLSRIASCKPRHPQWQRSEDGAETSESDSPSDSLRDIQDLSLNLKFSLDGEKSGTSVNDSSSEYEGNTADRRNKIENAVLAWSKGISRDTRKAGFSEKADHNSAGKFPVLRRRKHLIVIAVDCDTITDLIETTRKIFEATVKERSEGSVGFILSTSLTISEISSFLVSGGLSPNDFDAFICNSGSDLYYPSIHSEERPFVVDFYYHSHIEYRWGGEGLRKTLVRWAGSVNDKKTGSEEQIVTAADQLSTDYCYAFKVQKPGKVPPVKELRKLLRIQALRCHVIYCQNGTRVNVIPVLASRSQALRYLYLRWGVDLSKVVVLAGECGDTDYEGLLGGLHKSVVLKGVASNAISQLHTNRNYPLSDVLALDSPNIVQTSEGCGSDDIRVSLEKLGVVKT; translated from the exons ATGGCGAGCAACGATTGGATAAACAGTTACCTGGAGGCGATTCTGGACGTGGGTCCAGGCCTCGTCGACGATGCCAAATCGTCCTTGCTGCTTAGAGAGAGAGGCCACTTCAGTCCCACCCGTTACTTTGTGGAGGAGGTCATCACCGGCTTCGATGAGACCGATCTCCACCGCTCTTGGGTTCGC GCTGCGGCGACGAGGAGCCCCCAGGAGAGGAACACCAGATTGGAGAATTTGTGCTGGCGGATTTGGAACTTAGCTCGCCAGAAGAAGCAG CTTGAGGGAGAGGAAGCTCAAAGGATGGCTAAACGTCGTATTGAACGTGAAAGAGGTCGCAGAGAAGCTACAGCTGATATGTCTGAAGACTTATCCGAGGGAGAGAAGGGAGATGTAGTGAGCGACATGTCAGCTCATGGTGATAATAGCAGAGCCAGACTGCCTAGAATTAACTCCGTTGACACAATGGAGATGTGGATTAGTCAGCAGAAGGGGAAAAAGCTATATATTGTACTAATAAG CCTTCATGGTCTTATACGAGGTGAAAATATGGAGCTCGGTCGCGACTCTGATACTGGTGGCCAG GTTAAGTATGTAGTAGAACTTGCAAGGGCTCTGGGCACCACACCGGGAGTGTATAGAGTTGATCTGCTAACTAGACAAGTGTCATCACCGGATGTAGATTGGAGCTATGGTGAGCCCACAGAGATGCTGACTCCAATTAATGCAGATGGTTTTGCGGAAGAGATGGGGGAGAGCAGTGGTTCGTATATCATTCGTATACCATTCGGTCCCAAAGATAAATACATTCCTAAGGAAGAACTCTGGCCACACATCCCTGAATTTGTTGATGGCGCACTGAACCACATAATACAGATGTCCAAAGTTTTGGGTGAACAAATTGGTGGTGGGAAGCCAGTCTGGCCTGTTGCCATCCATGGACATTATGCAGATGCTGGTGACTCTGCTGCCCTTTTATCTGGTGCTTTAAATGTCCCGATGCTTTTTACTGGCCACTCACTCGGCCGAGATAAGTTGGAGCAACTTTTAAAACAAGGCCGTCTTTCAAGGGATGAAATAAACACAACATACAAAATTATGCGTCGGATAGAGGCTGAGGAGTTGGCCCTTGATTCCTCTGAAATAGTTATTACCAGCACTAGACAGGAGATAGAAGAGCAATGGCGCTTGTATGATGGTTTTGATCCAATACTGGAGCGTAAACTGCGAGCTAGGATCAGGCGTAATGTGAGCTGTTATGGCAGGTTCATGCCCCGCATGGTG ATAATTCCTCCTGGAATGGAGTTCCATCATATTGTTCCGCAGGATGGTGATATGGATGGTGAGACAGAAGCAAATGAAGACCATCCTACTTCTCCAGACCCACCTATTTGGTCTGAG ATAATGCGCTTCTTTACCAATCCTCGCAAGCCTATGATTCTTGCCCTTGCTAGACCAGATCCAAAAAAGAACATCACAACTTTGGTCAAAGCATTTGGAGAATGTCGCCCACTAAGAGAGCTTGCGAATCTT ACACTAATTATGGGCAACCGCGATGGAATTGATGAAATGTCAGGCACAAGTTCTTCTGTTCTTCTCTCAGTACTCAAGCTTATTGACAAACATGATTTGTATGGGCAAGTGGCATACCCCAAACACCACAAACAGTCTGATGTTCCTGAGATTTATCGTCTAGCAGCAAAGACAAAG GGTGTTTTCATTAATCCAGCTTTCATCGAGCCGTTTGGACTCACATTAATTGAG GCAGCCGCTCATGGTTTACCTATTGTTGCCACAAAAAATGGGGGTCCTGTTGATATTCATCAG GTACTTGACAATGGTCTTCTTGTGGATCCTCATGATCAGCAGTCTATTGCTGATGCTCTCCTGAAGCTTGTTGCAGATAAGCAGCTCTGGGCAAGATGTCGGCATAATGGGTTGAAGAACATTCACCTATTTTCTTGGCCTGAGCACTGCAAAACTTACCTGTCTCGAATAGCCAGTTGCAAACCAAGGCATCCACAATGGCAGAGAAGTGAGGATGGAGCAGAAACTTCAGAATCAGATTCCCCAAGTGATTCCTTGAGAGATATACAGGATTTATCTTTGAACTTGAAGTTTTCATTGGATGGAGAAAAGAGCGGAACTAGTGTGAATGACAGTTCTTCAGAATATGAAGGAAATACTGCTGATAGAAGGAATAAAATAGAGAATGCTGTTTTGGCATGGTCAAAGGGTATTTCAAGGGACACACGGAAGGCTGGGTTCTCAGAGAAAGCAGACCATAACAGTGCTGGTAAGTTCCCAGTACTGAGAAGGAGGAAACATCTTATTGTCATTGCTGTGGATTGTGATACCATTACAGATCTTATTGAAACTACAAGGAAGATTTTTGAGGCTACAGTAAAGGAAAGGAGTGAAGGCTCTGTGGGGTTCATATTGTCAACATCCTTGACGATATCCGAGATAAGCTCATTTCTGGTCTCAGGGGGCTTGAGCCCCAATGACTTTGATGCATTTATTTGCAACAGTGGCAGTGATCTCTACTATCCATCTATTCATTCAGAGGAGCGTCCCTTTGTAGTCGACTTTTATTACCACTCACACATCGAATATCGTTGGGGTGGAGAAGGATTGAGGAAGACGTTAGTACGTTGGGCAGGTTCAGTTAATGATAAGAAGACTGGAAGTGAGGAACAGATTGTTACTGCGGCTGATCAACTTTCAACTGACTATTGTTATGCTTTTAAAGTGCAGAAGCCCGGAAAG gTTCCCCCAGTGAAGGAGCTTCGGAAGTTGCTGAGGATTCAGGCTTTGCGGTGCCATGTAATTTACTGCCAAAATGGGACCAGAGTGAATGTAATTCCAGTATTGGCATCTCGTTCCCAAGCCCTCAG GTATTTATATCTTCGATGGGGTGTAGACTTATCAAAAGTGGTGGTTCTTGCTGGAGAATGCGGGGATACAGACTATGAAGGATTGCTTGGTGGGCTGCACAAAAGTGTAGTACTCAAGGGAGTTGCGAGCAATGCAATCAGTCAACTCCATACAAACCGAAACTACCCTCTATCAGATGTCCTGGCTCTTGACAGTCCCAACATTGTTCAGACCAGTGAAGGTTGTGGCAGTGACGATATCCGGGTTTCGTTGGAGAAACTCGGAGTTGTCAAGACGTAG
- the LOC117633912 gene encoding calmodulin-binding receptor-like cytoplasmic kinase 3 isoform X2 — translation MFHHLFIQKMEIEHIIPLRTAITMLSLLLLVKLPAISSSGVVIQSKVCSDHFAYSKSYGHELYYINGNSVEKALFCTALETYYANGCILEGYLGINYCVSDLSLVDSASSFEVNSAPEKIPASPLRVPPSPRFSISPKLSRLGSVHLSLSQIAKATRNFSQSQQVGEGGFGTVYKARLDDGQLVSIKRAKKEHFENLETEFSSEVELLAKIDHRNLVKLLGYVDEGNERLIITEYVPNGTLREHLDGQHGKILEFNQRLEIAIDVAHALTYLHLYAEKQIIHRDVKSSNILLTESMRAKVADFGFARLGPMDSEQTHISTKVKGTVGYLDPEYMKTYQLTPKSDVYSFGILLIEIITGRRPVELKRSVEERVTLRWAFKKLNEGRTVELVDPALEKVVDAEVVVKIFDLAIQCAAPVRADRPDMKSVGEQLWTIRADYLRSVKKG, via the exons ATGTTTCATCATCTTTTCAttcagaaaatggaaattgaGCACATTATCCCGTTACGAACGGCCATCACTATGTTGAGTCTGTTGCTTCTGGTGAAACTGCCAGCAATCTCTTCCTCTGGGGTTGTTATACAGTCAAAGGTTTGCAGTGATCACTTTGCCTATTCAAAATCTTATGGTCATGAACTGTATTACATAAATGGGAATTCAGTAGAGAAAGCTTTATTCTGTACGGCACTTGAGACATACTATGCAAATGGTTGCATTTTGGAAGGTTACCTTGGCATTAACTATTGTGTATCAGACCTTTCACTAG TGGATtcagcttcttcttttgaAGTGAATTCTGCTCCTGAAAAGATCCCGGCTAGTCCGCTTCGTGTGCCACCTAGTCCTAGATTTTCAATTTCTCCAAAACTCAGTAGACTTGGATCAGTACATCTCAGTTTGAGTCAGATTGCCAAAGCAACCCGCAACTTCTCTCAATCACAACAAGTAGGTGAAGGAGGTTTTGGAACTGTCTACAAAGCCCGGCTAGACGATGGCCAATTGGTTTCTATAAAACGAGCTAAGAAG GAACACTTCGAGAATTTGGAAACTGAATTCAGTAGTGAAGTTGAACTTCTGGCCAAAATTGATCATCGGAATCTTGTAAAGCTACTAGGTTATGTTGATGAAGGAAATGAGCGTCTTATCATTACAGAGTATGTGCCAAATGGTACTCTTAGAGAACATTTGGATG GTCAGCATGGGAAAATCCTAGAGTTCAATCAGCGACTTGAAATTGCTATTGATGTTGCTCATGCCTTAACCTATCTTCATCTATATGCAG AAAAGCAAATCATTCATCGAGATGTGAAGTCGTCCAACATTCTTCTGACAGAAAGCATGAGAGCGAAAGTGGCTGATTTCGGATTTGCAAGGCTTGGTCCGATGGACTCGGAACAAACACACATTTCAACCAAAGTGAAAGGAACTGTCGGTTACCTCGACCCTGAGTATATGAAAACCTATCAACTCACCCCCAAGAGTGATGTTTACTCATTTGGGATATTACTTATAGAAATCATAACTGGCCGTCGTCCAGTGGAGTTGAAAAGATCTGTTGAAGAGCGGGTGACACTCAGATGG GCCTTCAAGAAGCTGAATGAAGGACGGACGGTGGAATTGGTTGATCCTGCATTGGAGAAAGTTGTAGATGCAGAGGTAGTGGTGAAAATTTTTGATTTGGCTATCCAGTGTGCTGCCCCCGTTCGAGCTGATCGGCCAGACATGAAATCAGTGGGAGAGCAGTTGTGGACAATAAGAGCAGACTATCTTAGAAGTGTCAAGAAAGGCTAG
- the LOC117633912 gene encoding calmodulin-binding receptor-like cytoplasmic kinase 3 isoform X1, with protein MFHHLFIQKMEIEHIIPLRTAITMLSLLLLVKLPAISSSGVVIQSKVCSDHFAYSKSYGHELYYINGNSVEKALFCTALETYYANGCILEGYLGINYCVSDLSLVGSHLRTGRKLLQKESRDKSTSNDREEKNRVASVTMTKKVGMAVGAMSLLCCVFMCPCFYKKRREAAHKVLAKDPNSMDSASSFEVNSAPEKIPASPLRVPPSPRFSISPKLSRLGSVHLSLSQIAKATRNFSQSQQVGEGGFGTVYKARLDDGQLVSIKRAKKEHFENLETEFSSEVELLAKIDHRNLVKLLGYVDEGNERLIITEYVPNGTLREHLDGQHGKILEFNQRLEIAIDVAHALTYLHLYAEKQIIHRDVKSSNILLTESMRAKVADFGFARLGPMDSEQTHISTKVKGTVGYLDPEYMKTYQLTPKSDVYSFGILLIEIITGRRPVELKRSVEERVTLRWAFKKLNEGRTVELVDPALEKVVDAEVVVKIFDLAIQCAAPVRADRPDMKSVGEQLWTIRADYLRSVKKG; from the exons ATGTTTCATCATCTTTTCAttcagaaaatggaaattgaGCACATTATCCCGTTACGAACGGCCATCACTATGTTGAGTCTGTTGCTTCTGGTGAAACTGCCAGCAATCTCTTCCTCTGGGGTTGTTATACAGTCAAAGGTTTGCAGTGATCACTTTGCCTATTCAAAATCTTATGGTCATGAACTGTATTACATAAATGGGAATTCAGTAGAGAAAGCTTTATTCTGTACGGCACTTGAGACATACTATGCAAATGGTTGCATTTTGGAAGGTTACCTTGGCATTAACTATTGTGTATCAGACCTTTCACTAG TTGGTTCTCACTTGAGGACAGGAAGGAAACTTTTGCAAAAGGAGTCAAGGGATAAATCCACGTCCAACgatagagaagaaaagaacaggGTCGCATCTGTAACCATGACCAAAAAAGTTGGAATGGCAGTAGGTGCAAtgtctttgttatgttgtgtTTTCATGTGTCCCTGCTTTTAtaagaaaaggagagaagcTGCTCACAAAGTTCTTGCTAAGGACCCAAATTCAA TGGATtcagcttcttcttttgaAGTGAATTCTGCTCCTGAAAAGATCCCGGCTAGTCCGCTTCGTGTGCCACCTAGTCCTAGATTTTCAATTTCTCCAAAACTCAGTAGACTTGGATCAGTACATCTCAGTTTGAGTCAGATTGCCAAAGCAACCCGCAACTTCTCTCAATCACAACAAGTAGGTGAAGGAGGTTTTGGAACTGTCTACAAAGCCCGGCTAGACGATGGCCAATTGGTTTCTATAAAACGAGCTAAGAAG GAACACTTCGAGAATTTGGAAACTGAATTCAGTAGTGAAGTTGAACTTCTGGCCAAAATTGATCATCGGAATCTTGTAAAGCTACTAGGTTATGTTGATGAAGGAAATGAGCGTCTTATCATTACAGAGTATGTGCCAAATGGTACTCTTAGAGAACATTTGGATG GTCAGCATGGGAAAATCCTAGAGTTCAATCAGCGACTTGAAATTGCTATTGATGTTGCTCATGCCTTAACCTATCTTCATCTATATGCAG AAAAGCAAATCATTCATCGAGATGTGAAGTCGTCCAACATTCTTCTGACAGAAAGCATGAGAGCGAAAGTGGCTGATTTCGGATTTGCAAGGCTTGGTCCGATGGACTCGGAACAAACACACATTTCAACCAAAGTGAAAGGAACTGTCGGTTACCTCGACCCTGAGTATATGAAAACCTATCAACTCACCCCCAAGAGTGATGTTTACTCATTTGGGATATTACTTATAGAAATCATAACTGGCCGTCGTCCAGTGGAGTTGAAAAGATCTGTTGAAGAGCGGGTGACACTCAGATGG GCCTTCAAGAAGCTGAATGAAGGACGGACGGTGGAATTGGTTGATCCTGCATTGGAGAAAGTTGTAGATGCAGAGGTAGTGGTGAAAATTTTTGATTTGGCTATCCAGTGTGCTGCCCCCGTTCGAGCTGATCGGCCAGACATGAAATCAGTGGGAGAGCAGTTGTGGACAATAAGAGCAGACTATCTTAGAAGTGTCAAGAAAGGCTAG
- the LOC117633911 gene encoding putative chloride channel-like protein CLC-g, protein MSVNGNSNALLNAEDPESITAPLISGQRSAPNSTSQVALVGANVCPIESLDYEILENEFFKQDWRSRGKMQVFQYIFMKWFLCFLVGLIVGLIGFCNNLAVENIAGIKFVITSNMMLKSRFLLAFIVFFFSNLALTLFASMITSFVAPVAAGSGIPEVKAYLNGVDAPGIFSIRTLFVKIVGSVSAVSSSLLIGKAGPMVHTGACVASLLSQGGSKKYGLTWKWFRYFKNDRDRRDLVTCGSAAGIAASFRSPVGGVLFAFEEMASWWRSALLWRAFFTTAVIAIVLRALIDVCLSGKCGLFGTGGLIMFDVYSASVSYHIADVPPVLLLGFVGGILGSLYNSLLTKVLRIYNLINERGVIYKILIACTISIFTSCLLFGLPWLASCRPCPADAAEACPTIGRSGNFKKFQCPPGHYNDLASLIFNTNDDAIRNLFSKNTDSEFHFASIIIFFVTCFFLSIFSYGVVAPAGLFVPVIVTGASYGRFVGMLVGSHSNLNHGLYAVLGAASLLGGTMRMTVSLCVIILELTNNLLLLPLIMVVLLVSKTTADAFNGNIYDLIMKAKGLPYLEAHVEPYMRQLTVADVVTGPLQLFYGIEKVGNIVHVLRTTGHNGFPVIDELPLSESPVLFGIVLRAHLIELLKKKAFVSTPVPTSTDSFKRFSSEDFAKRGSGNGDKIEDIKLNEEEMEMFIDLHPFTNASPYTVVETMSLAKALRLFREVGLRHLLVIPKISTRSPVVGILTRHDFMPEHILSLNPMLVNSRWKRLRFRLAPPAKHF, encoded by the exons ATGTCAGTTAACGGCAACAGCAACGCCTTGCTCAATGCAGAGGACCCGGAATCCATCACCGCCCCATTAATCTCGGGTCAACGATCAGCCCCGAACTCCACTTCGCAGGTTGCTCTGGTCGGCGCCAATGTCTGCCCCATCGAAAGCCTCGATTACGAGATTTTGGAGAACGAGTTCTTCAAGCAGGACTGGAGAAGCCGTGGGAAGATGCAAGTCTTTCAGTACATATTCATGAAGTGGTTCTTATGTTTTCTCGTTGGTCTCATCGTCGGCCTCATTGGTTTTTGCAACAACCTCGCCGTCGAAAACATCGCCGGCATTAAATTCGTCATCACCTCCAACATGATGTTGAAGAGCAG GTTTTTGCTGGCGTttattgtcttcttcttctccaatttGGCTCTCACTCTGTTTGCGTCTATGATCACTTCTTTTGTGGCGCCGGTTGCTGCGGGCTCCGGCATACCGGAGGTGAAGGCATACCTGAACGGAGTCGACGCGCCGGGAATATTTTCCATAAGAACTTTATTTGTTAAG ATTGTCGGTAGTGTTTCTGCGGTGTCATCATCTCTTCTTATTGGAAAGGCAGGGCCGATGGTGCATACTGGTGCCTGTGTTGCATCATTGTTGAGTCAGGGTGGATCAAAGAAGTATGGTTTGACCTGGAAATGGTTCCGGTATTTCAAGAATGATAGAGACCGTCGGGATCTCGTAACGTGTGGATCAGCTGCTGGGATTGCTGCATCTTTCCGTTCCCCTGTTGGTGGTGTGCTGTTTGCTTTTGAAGAGATGGCATCTTG GTGGAGAAGTGCCCTTCTGTGGAGAGCTTTCTTTACAACAGCTGTAATTGCAATTGTGCTCCGGGCTCTGATTGATGTTTGTTTAAGTGGCAAATGTGGGCTATTTGGTACAGGGGGGCTGATAATGTTTGATGTCTATTCAGCAAGTGTGTCATATCACATTGCAGATGTGCCTCCCGTGCTTCTCCTTGGGTTTGTAGGCGGCATATTGGGAAGCTTATATAATTCTCTATTAACAAAAGTTCTCCGAATATACAATCTCATCAATGA GAGAGGCGtcatttataaaatacttatagCTTGCACAATCTCCATATTCACATCTTGTCTTCTCTTTGGATTACCGTGGCTTGCATCTTGTCGACCTTGCCCAGCTGATGCAGCAGAAGCCTGCCCTACAATTGGACGGTCTGGTAACTTCAAGAAGTTCCAATGTCCTCCTGGTCACTATAATGACCTTGCCAGCCTCATATTTAACACGAACGATGATGCTATTAGAAACCTTTTCAGCAAGAACACTGATTCTGAGTTTCATTTTGCATCAATTATCATATTTTTCGTCACCTGTTTTTTCTTAAGTATCTTTAGCTACGGGGTTGTTGCTCCTGCTGGTCTTTTTGTACCTGTTATTGTGACTGGTGCATCTTATGGGCGTTTTGTTGGAATGTTAGTGGGTTCACACTCGAATCTCAATCATGGTCTCTATGCTGTGTTGGGTGCTGCTTCTCTTCTTGGTGGAACCATGAGGATGACTGTCTCTCTATGTGTAATTATTCTGGAATTAACCAATAATCTATTATTGCTACCATTGATAATGGTGGTTCTTCTTGTTTCCAAGACCACTGCTGATGCGTTCAATGGCAATATTTATGATCTGATTATGAAAGCAAAGGGTCTTCCCTATCTGGAGGCTCATGTTGAACCATATATGAGGCAGCTGACAGTAGCTGACGTAGTAACAGGGCCACTACAACTATTTTATGGAATTGAGAAGGTTGGTAATATAGTACACGTTCTCAGAACTACAGGGCATAATGGGTTCCCTGTAATTGATGAGCTTCCGCTTTCTGAATCCCCTGTTTTGTTTGGTATTGTCCTCCGTGCCCATCTTATTGAATTGTTGAAGAAGAAAGCTTTCGTGTCCACCCCAGTGCCGACGAGCACCGATTCCTTTAAGCGGTTCTCATCAGAGGATTTTGCCAAGAGGGGTTCAGGCAATGGTGACAAGATAGAAGATATAAAATTGAATGAGGAGGAGATGGAAATGTTCATAGACTTACATCCATTTACTAATGCTTCACCTTATACTGTTGTGGAGACAATGTCACTAGCAAAGGCTCTCAGACTTTTCCGAGAAGTTGGCTTAAGGCACCTTCTAGTAATACCGAAGATTTCCACA AGATCTCCTGTTGTGGGTATATTGACAAGGCACGACTTCATGCCAGAACATATATTGAGCTTGAACCCTATGCTGGTAAATAGCAGGTGGAAAAGATTAAGATTCCGGCTGGCTCCTCCGGCCAAACACTTTTAA